In a genomic window of Pseudorasbora parva isolate DD20220531a chromosome 24, ASM2467924v1, whole genome shotgun sequence:
- the mybl1 gene encoding myb-related protein A isoform X1 translates to MSGKNTRAENIGQSDSTEGEDEDDDRHSTDPDSSRDPKSSKKTLCKIKWSRDEDEKLKKLVEQQGTDSWKLIANYFPTRTDGQCQHRWQKVLNPELVKGPWTKEEDQRVIELVHKYGPKRWSVIAKHLQGRIGKQCRERWHNHLNPEVKKSSWTQEEDRIIYEAHKRLGNRWAEISKLLPGRTDNSIKNHWNSTMRRKVEHEGYLQEGSKSYSSEPGQKKRPKSSPAVEYTHSQNQRILNSRSQPPRYPYGSPSDQCMENISVGISSFMTPCHDDPDKEKRIKELELLLMSAESEVRRHSGPRNPESYSSWSDSLPDDTVTTTDSMDDRGVELCRLEEGQPARIPLPVSPSKFLAAEASAVLSTLETIPEFAETMELIDSDPLAWSDVTSFDISERGSSPKPANPTDVCQNLERCTESLAYSINAPTVSGQCASVNQGKSLALSNTSINRFSSQPASMIRKKRREREDQSVDERNCAAFIDNGGNSPKNTPVKGLPFSPSQFFNVSGGEPLSLDNPALTSTPVCGQKCLLNTPHHQRETTPKHQKENAGFRTPKLHKNIIIHTPRTPTPFKNALAAQEKMHGPLRMVPQPLALLEEDIREVLIEETGSDIFTQVQNHLQYRSYEQIDAPARKVRKSLVLDSWEKDCLNVQLFPQQQINNNAVPHSDGLLTRSMLLMPLSEREENSCSQASLKDSLSIVCSLSPQSKRENMTQRSPPYQTPTPANGDWEAVVFGKTEDQLIMTEQARRYLNTNPTACISRALVL, encoded by the exons ATGAGTGGAAAAAACACACGCGCTGAGAACATAGGACAGAGTGACAGTAcagaggg TGAAGATGAGGACGATGATCGCCATTCTACAGATCCTGACAGCAGCAGGGACCCCAAGAGTTCTAAAAAGACCCTGTGCAAAATTAAATGGTCCCGGGATGAG GATGAGAAGCTAAAGAAGCTTGTTGAGCAACAGGGAACCGATTCTTGGAAATTAATTGCCAATTATTTCCCG ACAAGGACAGATGGTCAATGTCAGCACCGTTGGCAAAAGGTGCTCAACCCGGAGCTGGTGAAAGGACCCTGGACAAAAGAGGAGGATCAGAGG GTGATTGAGTTGGTTCACAAGTATGGGCCCAAACGGTGGTCAGTGATTGCCAAGCACTTACAGGGCCGCATAGGCAAACAGTGCAGAGAGCGCTGGCACAATCACCTCAACCCAGAAGTGAAGAAATCCTCCTGGACCCAGGAAGAAGATCGAATTATCTATGAAGCACATAAACGACTGGGCAACCGCTGGGCTGAGATCTCAAAGCTGCTGCCTGGAAg GACGGACAACTCCATTAAGAATCATTGGAACTCCACCATGCGCAGGAAGGTGGAACATGAGGGTTACTTGCAGGAGGGCAGCAAGAGCTACAGCAGTGAACCAGGCCAGAAGAAACGGCCCAAATCCAGCCCAGCTGTGGAATATACACATAGCCAAAATCAGCGGATCTTGAACAGCCGATCACAG CCGCCCAGATATCCGTATGGTTCGCCAAGTGACCAGTGTATGGAAAACATTAGTGTCGGGATCTCAAGCTTTATGACA CCGTGCCATGACGACCCAGACAAAGAGAAAAGAATTAAGGAGCTAGAGCTGTTGCTAATGTCAGCTGAGAGTGAAGTCAGAAGACATTCGGGCCCTCGT AATCCAGAGAGCTACTCCAGCTGGTCAGACAGCCTGCCCGATGATACTGTCACCACCACTGATAGTATGGATGACAGAGGGGTGGAGCTGTGCCGTTTAGAGGAGGGCCAGCCTGCTAGGATCCCTCTGCCTGTCTCTCCTAGCAAGTTCCTAGCTGCTGAGGCCAGTGCTGTGCTGTCCACACTAGAGACCATTCCAGAGTTTGCCGAGACCATGGAGCTCATTGACTCA GACCCTTTGGCCTGGAGTGATGTAACCAGCTTTGATATTTCTGAAAGAGGCTCCTCCCCAAAACCTGCTAACCCAACTGATGTTTGTCAGAACCTGGAAAGGTGCACAGAAAGCCTTGCATACTCCATAAATGCTCCCACTGTCTCAGGGCAGTGTGCTTCAGTGAACCAGGGCAAGTCTTTGGCTCTCTCCAACACCAGCATTAACAGATTTAGCTCTCAACCAGCATCCATGATAAGAaagaagaggagagagagagaggatcaGTCTGTAGATGAAAGGAACTGCGCTGCTTTTATAGACAACGGTGGGAACTCTCCAAAAAACACCCCTGTCAAAGGCTTGCCATTCTCCCCCTCTCAG tttttcaaTGTGTCCGGTGGTGAGCCCTTGAGCCTCGACAATCCTGCTCTTACATCCACTCCAGTGTGTGGACAGAAATGCCTCCTCAATACACCCCACCACCAGAGAGAAACCACACCAAAACACCAGAAGGAAAATGCAGG ATTTAGGACCCCAAAActtcataaaaatattataatccACACTCCAAGAACACCCACACCTTTCAAAAACGCATTGGCTGCCCAGGAGAAGATGCACGGCCCATTAAGAATGGTG CCCCAACCACTGGCACTTCTTGAGGAGGACATCAGAGAGGTTCTGATAGAGGAAACAGGGTCTGACATCTTCACACAAGTGCAGAACCATCTTCAGTACAGATCTTACGAG CAGATAGATGCTCCTGCAAGGAAAGTGAGGAAGTCCCTGGTATTGGACAGCTGGGAAAAAGACTGTTTGAATGTACAGCTGTTTCCCCAACAGCAGATTAACAACAATGCAGTG CCTCACAGTGACGGCCTGTTGACCAGATCCATGCTCTTGATGCCattgagcgagagagaggagaaCTCTTGCTCTCAAGCGTCACTGAAGGATTCACTTTCCATAGTATGTTCCCTTAGCCCACAGAGCAAGAGAGAAAACATGACCCAAAGGAGCCCACCTTACCAAACACCCACTCCG GCCAATGGCGATTGGGAGGCAGTGGTTTTTGGGAAAACGGAGGATCAGCTGATCATGACGGAGCAGGCCAGGCGTTACTTAAACACCAACCCCACTGCCTGCATTTCCAGAGCTCTTGTCCTTTAA
- the mybl1 gene encoding myb-related protein A isoform X3 produces the protein MSGKNTRAENIGQSDSTEGEDEDDDRHSTDPDSSRDPKSSKKTLCKIKWSRDEDEKLKKLVEQQGTDSWKLIANYFPTRTDGQCQHRWQKVLNPELVKGPWTKEEDQRVIELVHKYGPKRWSVIAKHLQGRIGKQCRERWHNHLNPEVKKSSWTQEEDRIIYEAHKRLGNRWAEISKLLPGRTDNSIKNHWNSTMRRKVEHEGYLQEGSKSYSSEPGQKKRPKSSPAVEYTHSQNQRILNSRSQPPRYPYGSPSDQCMENISVGISSFMTNPESYSSWSDSLPDDTVTTTDSMDDRGVELCRLEEGQPARIPLPVSPSKFLAAEASAVLSTLETIPEFAETMELIDSDPLAWSDVTSFDISERGSSPKPANPTDVCQNLERCTESLAYSINAPTVSGQCASVNQGKSLALSNTSINRFSSQPASMIRKKRREREDQSVDERNCAAFIDNGGNSPKNTPVKGLPFSPSQFFNVSGGEPLSLDNPALTSTPVCGQKCLLNTPHHQRETTPKHQKENAGFRTPKLHKNIIIHTPRTPTPFKNALAAQEKMHGPLRMVPQPLALLEEDIREVLIEETGSDIFTQVQNHLQYRSYEQIDAPARKVRKSLVLDSWEKDCLNVQLFPQQQINNNAVPHSDGLLTRSMLLMPLSEREENSCSQASLKDSLSIVCSLSPQSKRENMTQRSPPYQTPTPANGDWEAVVFGKTEDQLIMTEQARRYLNTNPTACISRALVL, from the exons ATGAGTGGAAAAAACACACGCGCTGAGAACATAGGACAGAGTGACAGTAcagaggg TGAAGATGAGGACGATGATCGCCATTCTACAGATCCTGACAGCAGCAGGGACCCCAAGAGTTCTAAAAAGACCCTGTGCAAAATTAAATGGTCCCGGGATGAG GATGAGAAGCTAAAGAAGCTTGTTGAGCAACAGGGAACCGATTCTTGGAAATTAATTGCCAATTATTTCCCG ACAAGGACAGATGGTCAATGTCAGCACCGTTGGCAAAAGGTGCTCAACCCGGAGCTGGTGAAAGGACCCTGGACAAAAGAGGAGGATCAGAGG GTGATTGAGTTGGTTCACAAGTATGGGCCCAAACGGTGGTCAGTGATTGCCAAGCACTTACAGGGCCGCATAGGCAAACAGTGCAGAGAGCGCTGGCACAATCACCTCAACCCAGAAGTGAAGAAATCCTCCTGGACCCAGGAAGAAGATCGAATTATCTATGAAGCACATAAACGACTGGGCAACCGCTGGGCTGAGATCTCAAAGCTGCTGCCTGGAAg GACGGACAACTCCATTAAGAATCATTGGAACTCCACCATGCGCAGGAAGGTGGAACATGAGGGTTACTTGCAGGAGGGCAGCAAGAGCTACAGCAGTGAACCAGGCCAGAAGAAACGGCCCAAATCCAGCCCAGCTGTGGAATATACACATAGCCAAAATCAGCGGATCTTGAACAGCCGATCACAG CCGCCCAGATATCCGTATGGTTCGCCAAGTGACCAGTGTATGGAAAACATTAGTGTCGGGATCTCAAGCTTTATGACA AATCCAGAGAGCTACTCCAGCTGGTCAGACAGCCTGCCCGATGATACTGTCACCACCACTGATAGTATGGATGACAGAGGGGTGGAGCTGTGCCGTTTAGAGGAGGGCCAGCCTGCTAGGATCCCTCTGCCTGTCTCTCCTAGCAAGTTCCTAGCTGCTGAGGCCAGTGCTGTGCTGTCCACACTAGAGACCATTCCAGAGTTTGCCGAGACCATGGAGCTCATTGACTCA GACCCTTTGGCCTGGAGTGATGTAACCAGCTTTGATATTTCTGAAAGAGGCTCCTCCCCAAAACCTGCTAACCCAACTGATGTTTGTCAGAACCTGGAAAGGTGCACAGAAAGCCTTGCATACTCCATAAATGCTCCCACTGTCTCAGGGCAGTGTGCTTCAGTGAACCAGGGCAAGTCTTTGGCTCTCTCCAACACCAGCATTAACAGATTTAGCTCTCAACCAGCATCCATGATAAGAaagaagaggagagagagagaggatcaGTCTGTAGATGAAAGGAACTGCGCTGCTTTTATAGACAACGGTGGGAACTCTCCAAAAAACACCCCTGTCAAAGGCTTGCCATTCTCCCCCTCTCAG tttttcaaTGTGTCCGGTGGTGAGCCCTTGAGCCTCGACAATCCTGCTCTTACATCCACTCCAGTGTGTGGACAGAAATGCCTCCTCAATACACCCCACCACCAGAGAGAAACCACACCAAAACACCAGAAGGAAAATGCAGG ATTTAGGACCCCAAAActtcataaaaatattataatccACACTCCAAGAACACCCACACCTTTCAAAAACGCATTGGCTGCCCAGGAGAAGATGCACGGCCCATTAAGAATGGTG CCCCAACCACTGGCACTTCTTGAGGAGGACATCAGAGAGGTTCTGATAGAGGAAACAGGGTCTGACATCTTCACACAAGTGCAGAACCATCTTCAGTACAGATCTTACGAG CAGATAGATGCTCCTGCAAGGAAAGTGAGGAAGTCCCTGGTATTGGACAGCTGGGAAAAAGACTGTTTGAATGTACAGCTGTTTCCCCAACAGCAGATTAACAACAATGCAGTG CCTCACAGTGACGGCCTGTTGACCAGATCCATGCTCTTGATGCCattgagcgagagagaggagaaCTCTTGCTCTCAAGCGTCACTGAAGGATTCACTTTCCATAGTATGTTCCCTTAGCCCACAGAGCAAGAGAGAAAACATGACCCAAAGGAGCCCACCTTACCAAACACCCACTCCG GCCAATGGCGATTGGGAGGCAGTGGTTTTTGGGAAAACGGAGGATCAGCTGATCATGACGGAGCAGGCCAGGCGTTACTTAAACACCAACCCCACTGCCTGCATTTCCAGAGCTCTTGTCCTTTAA
- the mybl1 gene encoding myb-related protein A isoform X2: MANMKSRSEDEDDDRHSTDPDSSRDPKSSKKTLCKIKWSRDEDEKLKKLVEQQGTDSWKLIANYFPTRTDGQCQHRWQKVLNPELVKGPWTKEEDQRVIELVHKYGPKRWSVIAKHLQGRIGKQCRERWHNHLNPEVKKSSWTQEEDRIIYEAHKRLGNRWAEISKLLPGRTDNSIKNHWNSTMRRKVEHEGYLQEGSKSYSSEPGQKKRPKSSPAVEYTHSQNQRILNSRSQPPRYPYGSPSDQCMENISVGISSFMTPCHDDPDKEKRIKELELLLMSAESEVRRHSGPRNPESYSSWSDSLPDDTVTTTDSMDDRGVELCRLEEGQPARIPLPVSPSKFLAAEASAVLSTLETIPEFAETMELIDSDPLAWSDVTSFDISERGSSPKPANPTDVCQNLERCTESLAYSINAPTVSGQCASVNQGKSLALSNTSINRFSSQPASMIRKKRREREDQSVDERNCAAFIDNGGNSPKNTPVKGLPFSPSQFFNVSGGEPLSLDNPALTSTPVCGQKCLLNTPHHQRETTPKHQKENAGFRTPKLHKNIIIHTPRTPTPFKNALAAQEKMHGPLRMVPQPLALLEEDIREVLIEETGSDIFTQVQNHLQYRSYEQIDAPARKVRKSLVLDSWEKDCLNVQLFPQQQINNNAVPHSDGLLTRSMLLMPLSEREENSCSQASLKDSLSIVCSLSPQSKRENMTQRSPPYQTPTPANGDWEAVVFGKTEDQLIMTEQARRYLNTNPTACISRALVL, translated from the exons ATGGCCAATATGAAGTCTCGCAG TGAAGATGAGGACGATGATCGCCATTCTACAGATCCTGACAGCAGCAGGGACCCCAAGAGTTCTAAAAAGACCCTGTGCAAAATTAAATGGTCCCGGGATGAG GATGAGAAGCTAAAGAAGCTTGTTGAGCAACAGGGAACCGATTCTTGGAAATTAATTGCCAATTATTTCCCG ACAAGGACAGATGGTCAATGTCAGCACCGTTGGCAAAAGGTGCTCAACCCGGAGCTGGTGAAAGGACCCTGGACAAAAGAGGAGGATCAGAGG GTGATTGAGTTGGTTCACAAGTATGGGCCCAAACGGTGGTCAGTGATTGCCAAGCACTTACAGGGCCGCATAGGCAAACAGTGCAGAGAGCGCTGGCACAATCACCTCAACCCAGAAGTGAAGAAATCCTCCTGGACCCAGGAAGAAGATCGAATTATCTATGAAGCACATAAACGACTGGGCAACCGCTGGGCTGAGATCTCAAAGCTGCTGCCTGGAAg GACGGACAACTCCATTAAGAATCATTGGAACTCCACCATGCGCAGGAAGGTGGAACATGAGGGTTACTTGCAGGAGGGCAGCAAGAGCTACAGCAGTGAACCAGGCCAGAAGAAACGGCCCAAATCCAGCCCAGCTGTGGAATATACACATAGCCAAAATCAGCGGATCTTGAACAGCCGATCACAG CCGCCCAGATATCCGTATGGTTCGCCAAGTGACCAGTGTATGGAAAACATTAGTGTCGGGATCTCAAGCTTTATGACA CCGTGCCATGACGACCCAGACAAAGAGAAAAGAATTAAGGAGCTAGAGCTGTTGCTAATGTCAGCTGAGAGTGAAGTCAGAAGACATTCGGGCCCTCGT AATCCAGAGAGCTACTCCAGCTGGTCAGACAGCCTGCCCGATGATACTGTCACCACCACTGATAGTATGGATGACAGAGGGGTGGAGCTGTGCCGTTTAGAGGAGGGCCAGCCTGCTAGGATCCCTCTGCCTGTCTCTCCTAGCAAGTTCCTAGCTGCTGAGGCCAGTGCTGTGCTGTCCACACTAGAGACCATTCCAGAGTTTGCCGAGACCATGGAGCTCATTGACTCA GACCCTTTGGCCTGGAGTGATGTAACCAGCTTTGATATTTCTGAAAGAGGCTCCTCCCCAAAACCTGCTAACCCAACTGATGTTTGTCAGAACCTGGAAAGGTGCACAGAAAGCCTTGCATACTCCATAAATGCTCCCACTGTCTCAGGGCAGTGTGCTTCAGTGAACCAGGGCAAGTCTTTGGCTCTCTCCAACACCAGCATTAACAGATTTAGCTCTCAACCAGCATCCATGATAAGAaagaagaggagagagagagaggatcaGTCTGTAGATGAAAGGAACTGCGCTGCTTTTATAGACAACGGTGGGAACTCTCCAAAAAACACCCCTGTCAAAGGCTTGCCATTCTCCCCCTCTCAG tttttcaaTGTGTCCGGTGGTGAGCCCTTGAGCCTCGACAATCCTGCTCTTACATCCACTCCAGTGTGTGGACAGAAATGCCTCCTCAATACACCCCACCACCAGAGAGAAACCACACCAAAACACCAGAAGGAAAATGCAGG ATTTAGGACCCCAAAActtcataaaaatattataatccACACTCCAAGAACACCCACACCTTTCAAAAACGCATTGGCTGCCCAGGAGAAGATGCACGGCCCATTAAGAATGGTG CCCCAACCACTGGCACTTCTTGAGGAGGACATCAGAGAGGTTCTGATAGAGGAAACAGGGTCTGACATCTTCACACAAGTGCAGAACCATCTTCAGTACAGATCTTACGAG CAGATAGATGCTCCTGCAAGGAAAGTGAGGAAGTCCCTGGTATTGGACAGCTGGGAAAAAGACTGTTTGAATGTACAGCTGTTTCCCCAACAGCAGATTAACAACAATGCAGTG CCTCACAGTGACGGCCTGTTGACCAGATCCATGCTCTTGATGCCattgagcgagagagaggagaaCTCTTGCTCTCAAGCGTCACTGAAGGATTCACTTTCCATAGTATGTTCCCTTAGCCCACAGAGCAAGAGAGAAAACATGACCCAAAGGAGCCCACCTTACCAAACACCCACTCCG GCCAATGGCGATTGGGAGGCAGTGGTTTTTGGGAAAACGGAGGATCAGCTGATCATGACGGAGCAGGCCAGGCGTTACTTAAACACCAACCCCACTGCCTGCATTTCCAGAGCTCTTGTCCTTTAA
- the sgk3 gene encoding serine/threonine-protein kinase Sgk3, whose amino-acid sequence MEEQPSCPNVSIPCYNEQRDKKKRYTVYKVMVSVGRHEWFVFRRYAEFDKLYNTLKKQFPALNLKIPSKRIFGDNFDPEFIKQRRAGLHEFIQRIVSHPQLCNYPDVKDFLQMDKSKNFSDASEDEDDKSNSTSRNINLGPSANPHAKPTDFDFLKVIGKGSFGKVLLAKRKRDGKCYAIKVLQKKVILNRREQKHIMAERNVLLKNVKHPFLVGLHYSFQTTDKLYFVLDFVNGGELFFHLQKERTFPEPRAKFYIAEMASALGYLHSLNIVYRDLKPENILLDSQGHIVLTDFGLCKEGISQADTTTTFCGTPEYLAPEVLKKQPYDNTVDWWCLGSVLYEMLYGLPPFYSRDTHEMYDNILHKELVMRPGASTAAWSILQALLEKDHTKRLGFIDDFKEVKRHEFFSFIKWDDLEQKKLPPPFNPSVDSQYDISNFDPEFTEETVPNSVCFSSGQSIINASVMEADDAFLGFSYAPPSEDSFL is encoded by the exons ATGGAGGAGCAACCAAGCTGCCCCAATGTCAGCATTCCCTGCTACAATGAACAGAGAGACAAGAAGAAACGCTATACT GTTTACAAAGTAATGGTCAGTGTTGGAAGGCATGAGTGGTTTGTGTTCCGGAGATATGCAGAATTTGATAAACTGTACAACACT TTGAAAAAACAGTTTCCTGCTCTGAATTTGAAGATTCCTTCTAAAAGAATATTTGGAGACAACTTTGACCCAG AGTTTATAAAACAGAGAAGAGCGGGGCTACATGAGTTCATTCAGAGGATTGTGTCCCATCCACAGCTCTGCAACTA TCCTGATGTCAAAGACTTTCTGCAGATGGACAAATCTAAAAACTTCTCCGATGCCTCAGAGGATGAAGATGACAAG AGTAACTCTACCTCTAGAAACATTAACCTGGGACCATCTGCAAACCCACA TGCAAAGCCTACTGACTTTGACTTTCTTAAAGTCATAGGAAAGGGAAGCTTTGGAAAG GTTCTCCTTGCAAAGAGGAAGCGGGATGGGAAGTGTTACGCCATCAAAGTCTTGCAAAAAAAGGtcattttaaacaggagagAG CAAAAGCACATTATGGCCGAGCGTAATGTGTTGCTGAAGAATGTTAAACACCCCTTCCTGGTTGGACTGCACTATTCCTTTCAGACAACAGACAAGTTATACTTTGTCCTGGATTTTGTCAATGGTGGAGAA CTTTTCTTTCACCTGCAAAAAGAGCGGACCTTTCCTGAACCCAGAGCAAAGTTTTATATCGCCGAGATGGCAAGTGCTCTGGGTTACTTGCATTCACTTAACATTGTTTACAG GGATTTGAAACCAGAAAATATCCTGCTGGACTCTCAA GGACATATAGTCTTGACTGACTTTGGACTATGTAAAGAGGGCATCTCTCAAGCAGACACAACGACCACATTTTGTGGGACACCTGAG TATCTAGCTCCAGAGGTACTCAAGAAGCAACCCTATGATAACACTGTGGACTGGTGGTGTCTGGGATCTGTGCTGTATGAAATGCTTTATGGACTG CCTCCGTTCTACAGCAGAGACACACATGAAATGTATGACAACATTCTTCACAAGGAGCTTGTCATGCGCCCTGGGGCATCCACAGCTGCCTGGTCCATCCTTCAGGCCCTGCTGGAGAAAGACCACACCAAGAGGCTTGGCTTCATAGATGACTTT AAAGAAGTCAAAAGACATGAATTTTTCTCATTCATTAAATGGGACGATCTTGAACAGAAAAAGCTTCCCCCTCCATTCAACCCTAGTGTG GATTCCCAGTATGACATCTCAAACTTTGATCCCGAGTTTACTGAAGAAACCGTGCCAAACTCGGTGTGCTTCTCTTCAGGGCAGTCAATCATCAATGCTAGTGTCATGGAAGCTGATGATGCCTTCCTGGGATTTTCTTATGCCCCGCCGTCAGAAGATTCTTTCCTGTAA